Below is a genomic region from Anguilla anguilla isolate fAngAng1 chromosome 18, fAngAng1.pri, whole genome shotgun sequence.
CAAACAGACTGAACTCAATGACTTCCTGTTGGATGTTTCAAAGTAAGAATTACTTCCTGTCACATgggatgtgggggtgggtggtgacAGTGAGAAGCTCAGGCAGTACATaggagtggtggtggtgttgagAGCACAAGATTTATTTCTAGtggtataaataaatattaatttattttgtaggTATAAATCCCCTGATGGGGGAATTGTACTCTACTGTAATTGTACTGTGTCCTTAAGTGACGGCAAAAAGTTGCAATTTCTAACTGTCATTGCCTTACTTTGTAACTGTCTACATAAGTTTACATGTAGACATTTACGATGCAAGGCATTGACTGTTAGGTAGGGATATTAAAACCATTAATGCAATGAGGCAGGGTTGTTATTGTATATTAATGCTATATCTTAAGGCTTTTTTTCTATCTACCGTGTGCCACAGTAAATAACTTGTGATTATatgaagttttttgttttgttttatttggttaTTCGCAGCCAGCAGTTGAAATGCATTCACAGTGGTTTATGACTGTAATGGAAGAGGCCCTGGTGCTTTCTTCCTGTTGCCACACCAATAGCTATAATTCTTCATTAATTTCATATGACTGCAGTAAAGCAAGAAAGagtgctttttaaatgtctgaCACAGCTGtggcttctctttctctctcatttgttTTCGACAGAACCTACTTCGATAACATCGTGGCAATAGATTCACTACTTGAACATATTATGGTAAGTGTATTTGGGCTTAGCTGTTTATGTCAGATATATTTGATGTATTTATTGACTGGGAGGACTGCAGATTTGCCTGCTATGCCCACACTCTTAGGTCTTCTGAACCTTTTTCTGATTGGCAGTGAAATGTCCTTCTTGTTtatttatcctatgatgaaacatgtCTATCCTAATGGGAGTGGCCTCTTCCAGGATTATAATGCCCCCATCCGTAGGGTATGAGAGGACATTCAaaggtttgatgagtatgaaaatgatgcgAATCAaatgctatggcctttgcagtcaccagatctcaaccaaGTTGAAcgcctatgggagattttggaacGCCGATATGTTAGGgagtgctctccaccaccacaatcaaaacacaaaatgagggaatatcttttggaagaatggcaTTCcgtccctccagtagagttccggAGACTtttagaatctatgccaaggtgcattgaagttGTTCTGGTGGGTTGTGGTGGCCCAAatctttatgttggtttttccttttatttgtcacctgtccatatatatatatatatatatatataatgctgTGATATGACACAGGGGTTTTATATGCAGTAATTCTATAATGGAATGCACTGGGCTTATTGGTTGGCAGCCGGGTGTAATGTCTCTTGAGCTCACATTAGTCAACATTAGCCATGGCAGAACATCAGGTCATGTGATCCAGACGCCATCTTCAGCTCTGGCGACAGCCGGCTACTCGGTTTGGTAGCGAGCGAGAGTGCTCTTTGTCTCGCGTTGAGCAGCTGAACAGCTGACACCTCAGAGGCCCCATCCAGCGGCAGGTACGCTGGCAGGTACAGTCTCAGCTTAATTAGGCTGTAACGAGAGTTGGGTAATTAATCACCGTGGGGATAGGTTTTATGTTGATCTTTAACACGTATTTGCTGTTTGCTCTATGGCTTTCAGGGAGACACTGTGTCCTGGTTCACCGTGTGCCCTTTATTTAagcagccttttttttgttcattcgcTAGAAAGTAGTGACGTCACTGACCAAGCTCTGAATCTAGTTGTCAGCCTAGTTTCCCTTCCCTGTGAAACCCCAATCCAACACATAAGCGACAACAATGTTCagcactccaaaaaaaaaaaagaaaaaagatcagTACAGTTTGAACTTGTGTTGCCCTGAGGGGGTCCTCAGCTGGTGGTCAATAAATCTAATGTCACCCTTACAAATAAACCTCTGTAGTGTAAGCATGTCTCAATTATAACACTCCATAATTATTACACTGTCTTCACCTGCTTGCCCTATACCTCaatctgttgttgttgttttttttagattgcAATTTACAGTTTTCAAGGTATAATTTACAATTTAGGCATTTGGCAAGCCTACAAAGGCATCTGGCAAGCTTGCTACTTCGGTGTTTGCTGATGATTAGAGTTTTTCCGCCTAATCTTCCCTGTCTGACCGCTTGGCAGGTGTCATTGGCAGGTGTGACTTTTCATAAACACTTAGGAATTAATTTGTGCGGTGTCGCCGAATAGTTTGACGGAGGTTGCCCGGTAACACGCTGCCATTCCGCTGGGTTGTCAAGGTCAAGCGTCCCTGCGGTTCTTTGGGTTTCACCCCTGGCCCTCCATCTTGTGTTGCAGATATATGCAAAAAACCTGGTGAACGCAGACAGATGTGCGCTCTTCCAGGTGGACCACAATAACAAGGAGCTGTACTCGGACCTGTTCGACATCGGGGAGGAAAATGAAGGAAAACCCGTCTTTAGGAAGACCAAAGAAATCAGGTGAGCGAGGAGCAACTGGTCAAATTTCTTTTTACTTGACTGCCAATTTTGGGATGGGTAAGAGGCCGTGCTCTGTCCCTGTAaaagataccccccccccccccacccacacccaaaaaaaactgatgttaTTTAATTGCctgtttaatttaattctggTTTCACCGGTTTGGTTCCACATCATGTTCTCCTTTCTTGTTTGCCGCTGTGGTTTTGTTCGCCGGTGGCAGCTGGTTGTTCGGTAGCCGCTGTACAGCTTTGCGCCGGACCTGCGGTGGTAACCTGTTCCTCACTGCGCTGCCCGTGTCCGTGGAGCGCTGCCCAGCGTTCAGCAGAGAGCCCTGGCACAGGGAGGAGGTGTTAAACCCCTCCGCGGCGTGGACTCCGCGCGCCGTGACAGGCCTCGTTCCCGTGTAATGTGCCGCTTTGCAGAGTGTGCCAGTCACCCCACGCTCCCGCCCTCCCCTAAAATCCCTCGGACTAAGAAAAAAGTGGGATATGGTCTGACAGGACAGCCGAGCACAGCTGTCACAATTATGGCCAACTGAACCCCTGGCTGGTAGAGCCACAGGCCAGGGATGTGGAATATTTTCAGTTGTGGATGCATATTATCCATTCAGGCTTTGCTGTCTTTAGCCAAACAATATAATTGGTACATGAAAGCTGTGTCCACTAATAAATGTCCCCAAATTTCCCATTTTTTAATCCcatatttcccatttttttcaggttttctaTAGATAAAGGAATAGCGGGGCAGGTGGCCAGAACGGGAGAGGTTCTGAATATTCCAGATGCCTATGCAGACCCTCGCTTcaacaggtaaaataaaaaaccgtCCCGCAGTTCTCTTCATTTACTCTCTAATCCACACGCTACGTTGCTGCGGGTTGCAGACAAACTGATCCAGTATGGTTTGCCGCACATGTGGTTTGAACACTTGACTTAAATcttgaatttgtttattttccagctatttttgtttttacttggtGTTTACTGGATGGTTGCATGGTTTTTGTCCAGTTTTTGACTAGGAGAGGTtcagattacatttatttggctctAGGATTTCAGGCTGTAGAATGAAGTAGAACACAGTAGAATGAAGCCCACTACCTCCCCACTGCCCTGTTCAGCTTCTTTGATGGCTACACAGATGTCCCATTTTTGTCTGTCGATGTGATATGAGATATGATTTTGACTTTATTTATGGGGCAGTGTAATCATGTGAGGTGATTGGTTAGAGGACAGAGTTATGTCTGCGCTCACCGATTCCAAATTAAGGCGAGGCTGTGGAATTTTGGATTTAATGAAgatagtttattttaatgttctaACATCAATTGAAAAGTAAATTTCTACAACATgagagaaataatattttagttgAAGCGATTTACCATTCATATAACATCTTAATATGTGACGCTTAACTGGTCATTGTCAGTGAAAATTGTCATCATCATACATGAATGTTATAATATGACCATGGGGCTATAAAAGCACTTGCTCAGTTGATAAATGAGTTGatgttgcagttttatttttctctgttctgCCCAGAGATGTGGACCTGTACACTGGCTACACCACCCGGAACATTCTATGCATGCCTATCGTGAGCCGGGGGACCGTAATAGGTGTCGTACAGATGGTGAACAAACTCAGCGGAAGTGCCTTCACTAAAACGGACGAAAACAACTTCAAAATGTTTGCTGTCTTTTGTGCACTGGCCTTGCACTGTGCAAACGTGAGTATCCTGTACATTTGAGTTAATTCATCTACAGGAAGTGTAAACTCAATTTTGTTTCCCCCCAGGCATTGTCATATTGGATCTTAAAATTGACTTTAAAATCTCTGAGAGTTGACAGATTTGACCAGGATCAGCTTATACCTCGATATACTCTGGAGTTTGATGTGAGAtatgagaaggaaaaaagataaaattgactattaaaatttttattttagttcaaAATGTTCATGGCAGCACAGGTGTGAggaatattttacagttttgttcTTAATACTGCTGCACACAGTGTACTCCATAGCATTTAAAATTAATGGCACTTATTAATCAGTCCTTACAGTTATAAGTCTTGTATAACTGACGCGCCCAAAGGAGTCAGCTGGAAGAATTTTTGATTTGTCCAAAAGCCAAAGACTGATCTCAGTTTTAATTTCTAATGACACATCTGCTTTGGCAAAGTTTGgtgattaatttaaattttcaatgCGAGATGTTAACCAAAAATGATGGTGCCAGCCATAATTTAGATGGTCCACAAATTTAACTGATATAATAGCTGTTTTTGCTCTTCCTCTGTGTTGACCTGAGCCAACTGAAGTGGCTCTGTCCTTGCTCACAttcgttttttttgtatttttttatgtgtttacgTGCAGGTGTTAAGTAGAGAAATTATTACAACGGTCTTTGGTGGAGCCACTGCAGTGCATTAGTTTGAGACTTACCCCCCCCCAATAGAGTCTGACTCACCCTTAGTGCGAAACATGTGCGTAACAAGCGCGTCACGGTGGCGTTTTTAAAATTGATGAGGCGTGTTAATATTTTAAGACCACGAGTACCACCGCCATCCCGCCGATAGGATTTATATTTAGACATAATTCACGCCTCATGCCTAGGTAAGTCACTTTGGTGGAGTTGTGATTTATTgatggggatgtggggggggggggggaggtgggggtggggggggtgaggataatttccctgtgagtgtgtgacctGGAGTGGCATCTGGCTCAAAGTGCCAGGGAGAGGGTATTCAGTCCGCCTGTGCATTACCGCTGGGGTTGCATACCAACAGACCTGGCCGACCCAGATCTGTGggtatcccagaatgcagcacTCCCAATGAAAGTATTTCGCACAACTGAGCCTGCAATGCTGAAATGTAGTTTTTGAGCACAATACCCTGGACAGCAGATTTGACACGTATGGGATTTCAGATCAGACTCCTCTAAGATTTTAAAttgcctctgtctctgtgtcgGCACCCGTGGACCTGCACAGATGTACCACCGGATCAGACATTCGGAGTGCATCTACAGAGTGACCATGGAGAAGCTTTCCTACCACAGCATCTGCACCTCAGAAGAGTGGAAGACCCTCACCCATCTGTCCCTGCCTGCCCCCATGTACAAGGAGATAGAGATGTGAGTTTCACCTGCAGCTGCCCACTCAGgtgtacatgtgcacatacatacacacacctgctggtGCACATTCCCCTTTAGGCAATATGTTACCTTAAGTAATCCCCGTACCCTTTCCCCGCTTTAGATGCTATAAACTGTCTCCCTTTTGACTGGTTCTGCTGTAGACTCTGTGAAGCATTTgattctggttctggttctggttctggttctgtttcTGGTCTTGGTCCCATTATAGAATCTGTGAACTATCACACTGACGTTGACACCCTCCAGACCTATCAAAGAATTGTATctggaaaggggagagagatttCACGAAGCAGGAGAAAAACAGGTTCCCTAACCCTCAGCTAAccccatttttctctttcttttatttttttaaactgtcatttGTCTATTGTCCAGGTTCCATTTTGACATAAGTCCATTCGAGGAGCTCTGGCCAGCTGTCTTTGTGTACATGGTCCACAGCGCCTGTGGGAAAAACAGGTAGGGACGTTTCCATGGTGATCTGTGAAGCCAGGAAACATTTGTTTCTGCTAGACCTTGATGACGTTGTTCCTTTCAACCCAACTCTTTGCCCATACCAACTCCCGCAAGTTTTTAGCACCATGCAGAGCATGAGGGCAAGGAGCTCTTTGTAACCCTTCAAAACTTTTCCAAACACTTCTTCAAGAGGCTGCAGTTAGAAAAACTGACGTCACTAAAGAAATCAAAAATGATGTTGCGAGAAAGAATTTTAGAGGAAGGATggctggcggccattttgggactgtgtctgactgtgaACGGATGCATTCTGCGTATTCCTGTCTTTGACAatttctcctccccttctcaTGCCTCTTAACGTCCACAGTTTTGAGCTGGAGAAGCTGTGCCGCTTCACCATGTCGGTGCGGAAGAACTACCGGCGAGTTCCGTACCACAATTGGAAGCACGCGGTGACGGTGGTGCACTGCATGTATGCCATCCTGCAGAAGACCCCTGGGATGTTCACCGATCTGGAGGTCGGTCTGGGGCTCCTGACTAGCCGATCGGTCAATCAGCGAACCAGTCAATCAACTGatatgtgtatctgtgcttcTGTGTTGTAAATTTGGCGATCGCTTTGAAGTAGGAAAAATATGGAACGTGCCCGAACCGTCCTCTGTTGATTCACACGCAGATCTTGTTCGCTCACAGAGTAAGCTGATACCTCCAGAGTGTTACTGGATGCAGTCATCTTTTTGAAATTTGGGATTGGTGAGATGTTTAGAGAGTTTACGTCAGCAGGGAGCAAAGCTTACATAAACAACAGATGGAGAGAGTCCAAACCAAAACCGATTCACATAGTGAGCAGCAAAATGGACTTCCactctgaaaatgtgaaattgcaATTTTTAATATCATGAAACTTTGCAGAAGACTGTTGGGACCTTGTCTGCACTGACtcactggtgcattgtgggtctttttctctctcccataTGCAGAAGAAGGGCCTGCTGGTGGCTTGTCTGTGCCATGACCTGGACCATAGGGGCTACAGCAACAGCTACTTGCAGAAGTTCGACCACCCACTGGCTGCCCTGTACTCAACGTCCACCATGGAGCAACACCACTTCTCCCAGACTGTGTCCATCCTGCAGGTAGAGGTCCCAAATGTGACAGTATTGTCCCACCAAAATACCCCCTGGCCAATCACAAGGTCCGCGCAATCCCCCTGCAGCAGGTCGTCCCAAACGTTTTAATCTCTGTAGGGCAGGGATACTCAAACCTGGCACGCAGGGCCaatagtactgctggttttcatttctccTTTCAAATTCAATCTGATGCCCCAGGTGAGGGtgatctctggccaatcagagacattTTTGGGCTATGGACTATCAGGcagaacaggaaacaggcagTACCACTGATCGTGAGGGCCAGATCTGAGTATCCCTGCTGTAGGGTGTGAATGGACTTGTGCACCTTTTCCCCATTCAGCTGGGCTGACCTCAGAACGCTCGGATGTTCTGGAACCGTCAGACGTGCCCTGGAGGTTGTGGAGCAGTTCTGAAGGGACCCTTCAGTCTTAGTCCAGCTCCGCTGAACGCCCTCATAAGAAGAGCTCTTGCTTTTTTATTGATCTCTTTGTTTTCCATAGCTGGAAGGGCACAATATTTTCTCCAACCTGACCTCCGGTGAGTATGAGCAGGTGCTGGAGATCATCCGCAAGGCCATCATCGCCACCGACCTGGCCCTGTACTTCGGCAACCGCAAGCAGCTGGTGGAGCTGCAGACCACGGGGGCGCTGGACTTCAACAATCACGCGCACAGGTGAGAGACCAGGCGGGAGAGCGACGCCTCGCACAATTCGAGTCACGTGAGGGGGGTTTGACAAGACTCTCAAACAGATACGGGCCAACCGGACACCAAGAGGGAGATACCCTAAATAACACAGAGGTACCCAACAGAAAAAACTCTCTTTGAAAGGTAAAGGTAGAAAGGTCAATAATGAACAAAATTACCATTGACTGAATGTCAAAAAAGACATGTTGACATGGGTAACACGCTGAATGGCAGAGGCATAATTAAGCTGCAGTGTTTTTAGGTGTTGCTGTTTTTACAACTGCGGTGCACATATTGTAGTCCTTGATTTCACttacttacccccccccccccatttttctcctccccaatttggaatttttatttgtgcatcTAGGGACTTCACTGCGCTATCTGCACCCATTTAAGGTACACCGCAGCTGAAGTGAATACACACCACAAAGCACACAGCAGTGGCTGTTTTGCACCCCCTATAGGACAAACCATAATACAGGAGGGCTAGTGTTTATTGGGGGAGAAGCGTACCGTATCTGTCAGCGATGACAACTCTGTGAGCGTCTGGTCCGTTGTCTGGTAGGGACGACTGCCGGTAACCCCAGGATCGCTGGCCAATTTACACCCGCCTGTTTTTTTGCTTCTTCCCCAGGGACCGTGTGATTGGTCTGATGATGACTGCTTGTGACCTCTGTTCCGTCACCAAGCTGTGGTCGGTCACAAAAGTCACGGCCAACGACATCTATGCTGAGTTCTGGGCCGAGGTACTGAGggcatttaaattcatttgggccgtttctggaaaatgaaatgttatcataattgaaactaaaaaaatttttttgggtCCTGCAAATAATACAtcgtaattaaaaaaacttgcatGTACTGTTTTATGCATGTTTTCAGTACAAATATTCATGGATGCTCATGAAATTTCACAGGGTTAATCTACACTCAGCGTTGTGAATGTCTTACAGAGCACATAGGATGTGACTCGGTAATAAATGTCAGTCATCAAATGCCTGCCTGCATAACTAGATGATGTACTGTAATTTAATGTGAGGGGATGTGAGGTGTTggcatctgtctgtctccaggGAGACGAGATGAAGAAAATAGGCATACAGCCGATTCCTATGATGGACCGGGACAAGAAAGACGAGGTTCCCCAGGGCCAGGTGAGAGGGGCGGAAATGTCTCTGTCGATTTTAATTATGCTGTACTTGTTTGATGTGAAGATAGCAAATCTCTCACCTCTGCCTCcacctctttttctgttttttttttttggttccccTCCTCCTTACACAGGTGGGGTTCTACAACGCCGTGGCGATACCCTGCTACACCACTCTGTCTGAGCTCtttcccccctccgcccccctcctgaAAGCCTGCAGGTCAGTCACATCGCCCCCCTGTGGCCTCGAAATGCTTTTACACTGCAGGCATCTCCCCACTTCCACCCAGACATCCAAACCTGGCTCCAACTTTTAAATTTGATTCAGttccattcaattcaattcaattaaattccattcaattcaattccattttatttttatagtgtttacagggaactgtcacaaagatgctttacagaatAGCAACATGTGAAGTCTTTGGTGGGTTTCGACAGGGCCAATTATAAGTCTTTATGACTGGgttgctttaaataaataaataaataaataaattaataaataaataccgtGACTTACAGTATCATCAAATTTAATGTGCTTAACAATGCAGCAGTTCCAAGCTACAATACTACAGTATTTCAGTCAATAATGAACTATAACAACGGTAATTCTGAAATGGTATTTGTGCGTAAAATAAACTGGGGAagattatattataatttaagTCATAATGAACTTTATTTGTTCTGAACTTTTCAATCGTAGTGCACAAAGCACTTCACAAGGAGCAACAGCaatcaaaaaatacatttttaaagttgttgCAAAGAGGTCAGGTCAGGAGAAgtataacacacaaacacatgctcactaaaatatgcattaaatttcaaaaaatgtacttgAGTACGTAATGCAGATGTTCACATATAAAAGCCAGCCCTCCAGCACATATTTATGCAGACCCTTGTTGCACAGAATCTCTGCTGTGGCCataatgcctttttaaaaataaaacatggctgCTCTGACATCCTCTTAATTCTTTTTGCGTGACACATTACATTGACGCACTGAAAATGTGGTTGATCACCACATTCAGAGGAATGCAGCTTGGCTCTGCCCTAATTTGTCTTCTCTACCCACCAAAACCCCCATAGCTCAGACAATAGCCCCATATTATAAAGAGGGTATTCCCCAGTGCCCTGTGTGCCTGGTAGGTGAGAGTGCATGCACCACGGCCACGCCACCCCCTGCaccaaaaaaagtgaaaaagaccCTTCAGCCCCCTGGCCAGCGTGCCTTTAAAGCCTCTGTGACCTTGATCCGCGGGGAATGCGATACAGAACGCCGGGCCCTGCGTCAGCACCAAGGTTCCGCAATGGAATTCACGGGCAGGAATCCCAGACACGGTGGAGCCCCAGAGAGCTgtgagatcacacacacacacacacacaaacacattcgcgcacacacacgcacgcatgcaggcacacatacactcgcacacacatgcacgcacacactcggacacgcatgcacacacgtgcacgcactcacacacacgcacacacatgcatgcacgcacgcgcatacacacacatacacacacacacacttgcacatgcacacacacttgcacacacacacacgtatacacacacacacacacacacacacacatgtacacacacacacacacacacacgcacacatgcacacgcacacacactctctttctctcacacacacacacacacatacacataaaagaaaaataataagaataaaataaagtccTCACGTTTGACAAGTGCCATCTGTGTGGCCCTCGTTGTCACAGTCTTACAAAAACTCAAATTGGGGGATGGGGGCTTTAAATTTCGTCCAGTGACTTAACTTGAAAATCACGACGCTTCAATGAAACACCTTCTCCACACGTCCCTCGCTCTGTCTCATCTTagtgagtgaagtgtgtgtggtgtcgGTGCAGTGCGCATGTTTATCGGTTGTCGTTTCGCGTTGTCTCAGTGAAAAAGTTCTAATTATTAGGAGTGAGATCAGTCCAGCTTTTAGCCCCTCTGGTGCTTCCAGTCACTACTGTGCATGGCTGCGCTGAATGCCATGGAAACGGTTGGCACGGCTGCAGAACCTGAAGGTTGTTGAGGCCTttgcagggagggagagagcaaaaaGGAAAGCACAGGGTTGAACTCTTCTGAACTATAGAGAAAGATTATGAAATACATCACAATAATTCAGCCTTATATATCCGAAACAAATTGGAAATTCACAGGAACAATTTCTTAGGCTCATTCGCCAACACTGCATAATGATTTTGCCAAAATAACTTTGCTGTTGTATTGTGAGACAGTACCACTGAGAACTTTCGATATTAATGCCAAAAAACAACATACAAGCTTTGTGGATGCCGCAAacagcatactgtatatttttttcttttttcctgtagGGAGAACCTGAACCAATGGGAGGGGATCGTGAAAGGAGAGACGACGtgggctccgccccccacccccgagccAGCCGAGCCCGAAGACACGGGCCCCGTGAGGGTGGATAACTGACTGGCGCTGGGGCCGCAGCTGCCGCACCCGGCCAGCCCGCGACCCAAGCCCAGATCGAGACTGTGGATTTCCTGTTTGAATGTCCCACTTCCTGTGGTGGCAGGAAGTGGCGGGTGGCACGAGCAGGGAAGgtgatttttttcacacagaggacatttttaaaaaccatacaGTTACCTCAATGGAGCGAGCGATGGAGGGTTGTGGACGTGGACAGTTTCACCGTGACTCATGACTGTGCGAGGAGGCTTGCGGGCCGGAGAGCCAATCACCTGAGAGGCCCAGACTGCCTGGGCTCGCCCCCGGCAGGGTGCAGTTGTTTTagcgtgttttatttttctgctgtcaTCGTCGTCGTCGTTTGATGTCGTTAtgattgtttttacttttttttcttgggctTTGATTTGATCGTTTTTTTTGCTGAGGCCTTAAATCTGAGCCCTTTGCACAGCAGAACATTTGAAatctgactgtaaaaaaaaactcaaagggTTTGGCTTGTTATGAAATGGtaccttttctgttttgtttttttgttttttttttcctactgtGGTCGACTTGTAACGTGCGAAGCTATAGGGGAGAGGCACAGAATGTTTAGCTTTAGCCAAGATGCACATTAAGGCCATCTCACCGCTGTGGTTTCTGTGTTGCTGAGAGGAAAAGAAGAATCTTTAACAGTAATATACTTGAATGAAATACAGCCTATTTTAGCTAcagatggcaaaaaaaacaaaacaaaataataacatagAAATCCCCCAGCAACCCCTGTGCCAGACACAGGGAGGGATGTGGGGCAGTGTCTGATACCTAGGTTCCCCCCGGAGTCCCGCGAGAGAGTCATGGTGATCCCCCCCCAAAATTGCAacttcacccccccaccccccccacccccccgcttcCGCCAGGCCTGCCGCCGCTGGCCGGCTTTCGCTCGCCTGGTTACAGGTATACACAGAGACTTATGACCCGCGGCAGTGCCGGCACAGGTGAAGGGTGAAGGAGGGCGTGCCCAGTTCCGGTAGCACTGAGAGAGTGAGGGCGGCCAGCCCCGGGCCTGGAGAGCTGTAGGGTCCGCAGGTAAGCAGTCAGTTACGCAGTCATCTTACCTCATCTGGTTTCTTGTgtctgaactggttgctgaAAGATGTACCCCatgaccctccaggaccagtGTGGGTCCCCCTGCACCATAGAGGTGAATAAATAATGGGGGCAGATGGTCTGTAGACTGTTATTCTGTAGGTGATTGAACAGCAAGAACGTGGGTTTCATTTCAGCTCACCTCTGATCATAACTCATAAGTCACTTCTTTATGAAAATGGTAGTGATCACAATGTATTTTACGTAAGCAATTAATATCCATGAATGCGTTTTTGctttaaatatgtaaacatcAAAGCCTGG
It encodes:
- the pde10a gene encoding cAMP and cAMP-inhibited cGMP 3',5'-cyclic phosphodiesterase 10A isoform X4, translated to MVFTICTRSRLGAKPCRKRHNIEKDQMSKKRKTPADEGGFANAEGSPCTSCSEQGLTDEKVKAYLSLHPQMLEEFVSESVSAETISKWLQRKNSSRISDDSSSKEVSRQYQDSNMQGVVYELNSYMEQRLDTGGDNKLLLYELCNIIKTATKADGFALYFLGECNNSLCLFTPTGAKEGLPGLIPSGPIAFGTTIAAHVAKTRKTLLVEDILGDERFPHGTGQDSGSRVHSVLCLPILTAIGDLIAILELHRQWGREPFNLSHQEVATANLAWASVAIHQVQVCRGLAKQTELNDFLLDVSKTYFDNIVAIDSLLEHIMIYAKNLVNADRCALFQVDHNNKELYSDLFDIGEENEGKPVFRKTKEIRFSIDKGIAGQVARTGEVLNIPDAYADPRFNRDVDLYTGYTTRNILCMPIVSRGTVIGVVQMVNKLSGSAFTKTDENNFKMFAVFCALALHCANMYHRIRHSECIYRVTMEKLSYHSICTSEEWKTLTHLSLPAPMYKEIEMFHFDISPFEELWPAVFVYMVHSACGKNSFELEKLCRFTMSVRKNYRRVPYHNWKHAVTVVHCMYAILQKTPGMFTDLEKKGLLVACLCHDLDHRGYSNSYLQKFDHPLAALYSTSTMEQHHFSQTVSILQLEGHNIFSNLTSGEYEQVLEIIRKAIIATDLALYFGNRKQLVELQTTGALDFNNHAHRDRVIGLMMTACDLCSVTKLWSVTKVTANDIYAEFWAEGDEMKKIGIQPIPMMDRDKKDEVPQGQVGFYNAVAIPCYTTLSELFPPSAPLLKACRENLNQWEGIVKGETTWAPPPTPEPAEPEDTGPVRVDN
- the pde10a gene encoding cAMP and cAMP-inhibited cGMP 3',5'-cyclic phosphodiesterase 10A isoform X5, coding for MVFTICTRSRLGAKPCRKRHNIEKDQMSKKRKTPADEGGFANAEGSPCTSCSEQGLTDEKVKAYLSLHPQMLEEFVSESVSAETISKWLQRKNSSRISDDSSSKEVSRYQDSNMQGVVYELNSYMEQRLDTGGDNKLLLYELCNIIKTATKADGFALYFLGECNNSLCLFTPTGAKEGLPGLIPSGPIAFGTTIAAHVAKTRKTLLVEDILGDERFPHGTGQDSGSRVHSVLCLPILTAIGDLIAILELHRQWGREPFNLSHQEVATANLAWASVAIHQVQVCRGLAKQTELNDFLLDVSKTYFDNIVAIDSLLEHIMIYAKNLVNADRCALFQVDHNNKELYSDLFDIGEENEGKPVFRKTKEIRFSIDKGIAGQVARTGEVLNIPDAYADPRFNRDVDLYTGYTTRNILCMPIVSRGTVIGVVQMVNKLSGSAFTKTDENNFKMFAVFCALALHCANMYHRIRHSECIYRVTMEKLSYHSICTSEEWKTLTHLSLPAPMYKEIEMFHFDISPFEELWPAVFVYMVHSACGKNSFELEKLCRFTMSVRKNYRRVPYHNWKHAVTVVHCMYAILQKTPGMFTDLEKKGLLVACLCHDLDHRGYSNSYLQKFDHPLAALYSTSTMEQHHFSQTVSILQLEGHNIFSNLTSGEYEQVLEIIRKAIIATDLALYFGNRKQLVELQTTGALDFNNHAHRDRVIGLMMTACDLCSVTKLWSVTKVTANDIYAEFWAEGDEMKKIGIQPIPMMDRDKKDEVPQGQVGFYNAVAIPCYTTLSELFPPSAPLLKACRENLNQWEGIVKGETTWAPPPTPEPAEPEDTGPVRVDN